The following are encoded together in the Kribbella voronezhensis genome:
- a CDS encoding DUF624 domain-containing protein, translating to MSDAGGVGRTNAVLSKLSLIGDLLMLQLVFLVCSVGIVTLYPAAFALQRVLPEALAQEHPALLRRFWRQFKWAFGRYWAAGLGLYAGSIALAFGLLFWASTDGPIRIVALAILIPLTGMIIGLYLSTLAVLPDAPQDSTPRSLFRSANLFLLRRSLGVAGGVIGLLTWFALLSRLPTLFVIGSGLVPALLAYWISRTTDKRPKNDSGDVSI from the coding sequence GTGAGTGACGCCGGAGGAGTCGGCCGCACCAATGCGGTGCTGTCCAAGCTGTCGCTGATCGGCGACCTGCTGATGCTGCAACTGGTGTTCCTGGTCTGCAGCGTCGGGATCGTCACGCTGTATCCGGCCGCGTTCGCGCTGCAACGAGTGCTGCCCGAGGCGCTGGCGCAGGAGCACCCGGCGCTGCTGCGGCGGTTCTGGCGGCAGTTCAAATGGGCCTTCGGCCGCTACTGGGCCGCCGGACTAGGCCTGTACGCCGGCAGCATCGCGCTCGCCTTCGGCCTCCTCTTCTGGGCCTCGACGGACGGACCGATCCGGATCGTGGCGCTGGCGATCCTCATCCCGCTGACCGGAATGATCATCGGCCTCTACCTGAGCACCCTTGCTGTACTTCCTGACGCACCGCAGGACAGTACGCCGCGCAGCCTGTTCCGCTCGGCCAACTTGTTCCTGCTCCGCCGGTCGCTGGGAGTCGCGGGCGGCGTGATCGGGCTGCTCACCTGGTTCGCTCTGCTGTCACGGCTGCCGACACTCTTCGTCATCGGCTCCGGGCTGGTGCCGGCCCTGCTCGCGTACTGGATCTCGCGCACGACGGACAAGCGGCCAAAAAATGATTCCGGGGACGTGTCAATCTGA
- a CDS encoding methyltransferase domain-containing protein: MSNLQFDPEVSRQIEAVYTTPDVIEQRRVVRIALALRPGDRVLDVGVGPGLLAAEMAAEVGADGRVCGVDVSESMLAIAGTRATVPGGPKIELESAAAGRLPYGAESFDVVVSTQVLEYVEDVPGALAEIRRVLRPAGRVVVLDTDWDSIVWRSRDDARMARVLTAFEEHLEDPHLPRTLGDSLAGAGFTVTHRDVVPMLNAGFDPRTYSAGLIDIVSGFVPGRGEVTEAEAKAWADDLRSLGESYFFSLNRYLFVASAL, from the coding sequence ATGAGCAATCTGCAGTTCGACCCCGAGGTGTCACGGCAGATCGAAGCGGTTTACACGACCCCGGATGTGATCGAGCAGCGCCGGGTGGTCCGGATCGCGCTGGCCTTGCGGCCGGGCGACCGGGTGCTCGACGTCGGCGTCGGCCCCGGCCTGCTGGCGGCCGAGATGGCCGCCGAGGTCGGCGCCGACGGGCGGGTCTGCGGGGTCGACGTCAGCGAGAGCATGCTCGCGATCGCCGGCACCCGGGCGACCGTCCCGGGCGGGCCGAAGATCGAGCTGGAGTCCGCTGCCGCCGGCCGGCTGCCGTACGGCGCCGAGAGCTTCGACGTGGTGGTGTCCACGCAGGTTCTCGAGTACGTCGAGGACGTGCCCGGCGCGCTCGCGGAGATCCGCCGGGTACTGCGGCCGGCCGGGCGCGTCGTCGTACTGGACACCGACTGGGACTCGATCGTGTGGCGTTCCCGCGACGACGCGCGGATGGCCCGGGTACTGACCGCGTTCGAGGAGCACCTCGAGGATCCGCATCTGCCGCGCACGCTCGGCGATTCGCTGGCCGGGGCCGGCTTCACGGTCACCCATCGCGACGTGGTCCCGATGCTGAACGCGGGCTTCGATCCGCGCACCTACAGCGCGGGGCTGATCGACATCGTCTCGGGTTTCGTTCCCGGCCGGGGCGAGGTCACCGAGGCGGAGGCCAAGGCCTGGGCGGACGATCTGCGCAGTCTCGGCGAGTCCTACTTCTTCAGCCTGAACCGCTATCTGTTCGTCGCCTCTGCGCTCTGA
- a CDS encoding DHA2 family efflux MFS transporter permease subunit translates to MYATTESLATTPAAQGGRSRWLALYVLCAGMLMIVLDVTVVNVALPAIQDDLGFTSSSLAWVVNAYLIAFGGLLLLAGRLGDLLGRRNIFVSGLVVFTAASVLCGLAESQEVLVAARFVQGVGGALTSAVILGMIVTLFPEPREQAKAIGVYAFVASAGGSIGLLAGGVLTQAINWHWIFFVNLPIGVVTAVLAVKLIEKDKGLGMGRGTDVPGAVLITAALMVGVFTIVKPAAELGWTAPRTIALGLLTLTLLACFIVREATAANPLVPLRIFKSRNLTGANLIQALSASGMFGIFFLGSLYLQRVLGYNALEIGLAFLPTTVVMGLLSVRYSEKLVMRFGPRRPMIAGLVLIVVGLALFTQAPVNGNYFIHVLPVLALLGLGGGICFPALMGLSMADVKPEDAGLASGLIGTMGEVGAALGLAVLATLSATRTESLAAAGKPALDALTSGFHLSFAIAGVIVAAAVVIACTLMRPARPAADAAAASQTEVEELAAA, encoded by the coding sequence ATGTACGCGACGACCGAATCCCTGGCGACGACGCCGGCTGCGCAGGGCGGCCGCTCGCGCTGGCTGGCCCTCTACGTACTCTGCGCCGGCATGCTGATGATCGTTCTCGACGTGACCGTCGTGAACGTGGCGCTGCCGGCGATCCAGGACGACCTCGGCTTCACCAGCTCCAGCCTCGCCTGGGTCGTGAACGCCTACCTGATCGCCTTCGGCGGGCTGCTCCTGCTGGCCGGCCGGCTCGGCGACCTGCTCGGCCGGCGGAACATCTTCGTCAGCGGGCTGGTCGTCTTCACCGCCGCCTCCGTGCTCTGCGGTCTGGCCGAGTCGCAGGAGGTGCTGGTCGCGGCCCGCTTCGTCCAGGGCGTCGGCGGCGCGCTGACCTCCGCGGTCATCCTGGGCATGATCGTCACGCTGTTCCCCGAACCGCGTGAGCAGGCCAAGGCGATCGGTGTCTACGCCTTCGTCGCCTCCGCCGGCGGCTCGATCGGTCTGCTGGCCGGTGGCGTCCTGACCCAGGCGATCAACTGGCACTGGATCTTCTTCGTGAACCTGCCGATCGGCGTCGTCACCGCCGTGCTGGCCGTCAAGCTGATCGAGAAGGACAAGGGCCTCGGGATGGGCCGCGGCACCGACGTACCGGGCGCCGTCCTGATCACCGCCGCACTGATGGTCGGCGTCTTCACCATCGTCAAGCCGGCCGCCGAGCTGGGCTGGACCGCTCCCCGCACCATCGCGCTCGGCCTGCTGACCCTGACCCTGCTGGCCTGCTTCATCGTCCGTGAGGCGACCGCCGCGAACCCGCTGGTCCCGCTGCGGATCTTCAAGTCGCGCAACCTGACCGGCGCCAACCTGATCCAGGCGCTGTCCGCCTCCGGGATGTTCGGCATCTTCTTCCTCGGCTCGCTGTACCTGCAGCGGGTGCTCGGCTACAACGCACTGGAGATCGGGCTGGCCTTCCTGCCGACCACCGTCGTGATGGGCCTGCTGTCGGTCCGCTACTCGGAGAAGCTCGTGATGCGGTTCGGTCCGCGTCGTCCGATGATCGCCGGCCTGGTGCTGATCGTCGTCGGCCTGGCTCTGTTCACCCAGGCTCCGGTCAACGGCAACTACTTCATCCACGTCCTGCCGGTGCTGGCGCTGCTGGGCCTGGGTGGCGGCATCTGCTTCCCGGCGCTGATGGGGCTGTCGATGGCGGACGTGAAGCCGGAGGACGCCGGACTGGCCTCTGGGCTGATCGGGACCATGGGTGAGGTCGGCGCCGCGCTCGGGCTGGCCGTGCTGGCGACGCTGTCGGCCACTCGTACCGAGAGCCTGGCCGCGGCCGGCAAGCCCGCGCTGGACGCACTGACCAGCGGCTTCCACCTCTCCTTCGCGATCGCCGGAGTCATCGTCGCCGCCGCCGTGGTGATCGCCTGCACGCTGATGCGCCCGGCTCGCCCGGCCGCCGACGCCGCCGCCGCTTCGCAGACCGAGGTCGAGGAACTGGCCGCCGCCTGA
- a CDS encoding MFS transporter, producing the protein MTILRNRDFRLLWTSNAISGIGSWLLIVALPVQVFALTGSAAATGLTLALEALPALMIGPWAGAVLDRWNLSRAMWLADLAGAAAVASILLADRPERVWIVYVAVLAENLATTVFRPAARALTPTVVGTGEELAAANSLTAFSGSVIRLAAPPLGAVLLAGPGIHFVLAVDVLSYLLSAAIIAAVSRRLPRRPETSDEAHGALHGLRYLRESKILRGILAGNGVFLTANAGLTALLVPLIVQRLHAPGYAIGYLISGLGAGFLLGAAISTKASTWLSVRNLLIVTQVATAAAFFALVNARNVHQAVLAAGLIGVPGSILLITAETTVQRVTPAGMLARIGALFFAMDSLSVIVGALIAPALTTLIGLPMALNLLAASALTAAPITLLAVPAHPAALIRPKAPEPR; encoded by the coding sequence GTGACCATCCTCCGGAACCGCGACTTCAGGCTGCTCTGGACCAGCAACGCGATCTCGGGGATCGGCTCCTGGCTGCTGATCGTGGCGCTTCCGGTCCAGGTGTTCGCCTTGACCGGCTCGGCGGCGGCCACCGGTCTGACCTTGGCCCTCGAAGCCCTTCCTGCGTTGATGATCGGCCCATGGGCGGGTGCCGTACTGGACCGCTGGAACCTGTCCCGGGCCATGTGGCTGGCCGATCTCGCCGGCGCGGCCGCGGTGGCGTCGATCCTGCTCGCGGACAGGCCCGAGCGGGTGTGGATCGTCTACGTCGCCGTCCTCGCCGAGAACCTCGCCACCACCGTGTTCCGCCCGGCCGCTCGCGCCCTGACGCCGACAGTTGTCGGCACCGGCGAAGAGCTCGCCGCCGCCAATTCCCTCACCGCCTTCTCCGGCAGCGTCATCCGGCTGGCCGCGCCACCACTGGGCGCGGTACTGCTGGCCGGACCGGGAATTCACTTCGTTCTCGCCGTCGACGTCCTCAGCTATTTGTTGTCAGCGGCAATCATCGCTGCGGTCAGCCGGCGGCTGCCCCGAAGGCCCGAAACCTCCGACGAAGCACACGGAGCCCTGCACGGCCTTCGCTACCTCCGCGAAAGCAAGATCCTCCGCGGCATTCTCGCCGGCAACGGCGTCTTTCTCACCGCCAACGCCGGACTCACCGCTTTGCTCGTACCACTCATCGTCCAACGGCTCCACGCACCCGGCTACGCGATCGGCTATCTGATCTCCGGCCTCGGCGCGGGATTTCTCCTCGGCGCCGCGATCAGCACGAAAGCCTCGACCTGGTTGAGCGTCCGTAATCTCCTGATCGTCACCCAGGTCGCCACAGCGGCCGCCTTCTTCGCTCTCGTCAACGCGCGGAACGTCCACCAGGCCGTACTCGCCGCCGGTCTGATCGGCGTTCCAGGCAGCATCCTGCTGATCACCGCGGAGACCACCGTCCAACGCGTCACCCCGGCAGGCATGCTGGCCAGGATCGGGGCCCTGTTCTTCGCGATGGATTCACTCTCCGTCATTGTCGGCGCTCTGATCGCCCCTGCCTTGACCACGCTGATCGGCCTTCCGATGGCTCTCAATCTCCTCGCCGCCTCGGCTCTGACAGCTGCCCCGATCACCCTTCTCGCGGTACCGGCGCATCCCGCCGCACTCATCCGCCCGAAGGCGCCGGAGCCGCGATAA
- a CDS encoding helix-turn-helix domain-containing protein yields MDELELGSALRARRKAADRTIASVAVDAGLSVPYIANLENGRGNPTLAALDRLSTALGATLTVSLNDTSIPATSNDAIAALLDASPRATQVIRHLAATHATTRPPVRAHLIATLEAMTPLLPTTPTEPDLHRLLDLLLLAN; encoded by the coding sequence GTGGATGAACTCGAACTGGGCAGCGCGCTCCGGGCACGCCGCAAGGCAGCCGACCGGACGATCGCCTCGGTGGCTGTCGACGCCGGCCTCTCGGTGCCCTACATCGCGAACCTGGAGAACGGTCGCGGCAACCCGACGCTCGCCGCCCTCGACCGCCTCTCCACCGCCCTGGGCGCCACCCTCACGGTCTCCCTGAACGACACGTCCATACCCGCCACCTCCAACGACGCCATCGCCGCCTTGCTGGACGCCTCCCCTCGCGCCACCCAGGTGATCCGCCACCTGGCAGCCACCCACGCCACCACCCGCCCCCCAGTACGAGCCCATTTGATCGCCACCCTCGAGGCCATGACCCCTCTACTCCCCACCACTCCCACCGAGCCCGACCTCCACCGCCTGTTGGACCTGCTCCTCCTGGCCAACTGA
- a CDS encoding Tex family protein, whose amino-acid sequence MVLQSIEQKIADELAVGAHQVRAAVGLLDEGSTVPFIARYRKEVTGELDDAQLRTLEERLRYLRELEERRQTVLESIESQGKLDDALKASILAAETKSRLEDIYLPFKPKRRTKAMIAREAGLEPLADGLLSDPSVPPLAAATVFVNDEVPDPQAALDGARAILVERFGEDPDLIGELRERLWSRGRIASAVREGKETDGAKFSDYFDFDEPFTKMPSHRILALFRGEKEDVLTLTVEPEPAGVEPAEGPSEYEATIARKFGVENKGRPADQWLVETVRWAWKTKILVHLGIDLRMRLRQTAEEEAVRVFASNLRDLLLAAPAGTRATMGLDPGFRTGVKVAVVDATGKVTATGVIYPHVPQNQWDKSIAQLAALAAAHKVDLIAIGNGTASRETDKLAAELIAKHPELKLTKAVVSEAGASVYSASAFASQELPGMDVSLRGAVSIARRLQDPLAELVKIDPKSIGVGQYQHDLPENSLSRSLDAVVEDCVNAVGVDLNTASAPLLTRVSGITAGLAENIVQHRDQNGPFKSRTALKNVPRLGPKAFEQAAGFLRIPGGDDPLDSSSVHPEAYPVVRRILQATGQELKSLIGSPVLKTLKPAQFVDDTFGLPTVSDILAELEKPGRDPRPAFKTATFAEGVEKIADLKPGMRLEGQVTNVAAFGAFIDIGVHQDGLAHVSALSKNFVKDPREVVKPGDIVKVKVLEVDIPRQRISLTLRLDDEVGAPTSGGGRGGSRAGDNRDQSGGGRGGQGGRGPGGQGGGRGPGGQGGRGPGGSGGQGRGAGGRGGQGGGAGRGGQSTPQTETPMDEGSLADAFRKAGFTVR is encoded by the coding sequence GTGGTTTTGCAGTCGATCGAGCAGAAGATCGCCGATGAGCTGGCAGTCGGCGCGCACCAGGTCCGGGCGGCCGTCGGCCTGCTGGACGAGGGCTCGACGGTCCCGTTCATCGCGCGGTACCGCAAGGAGGTCACCGGCGAGCTCGACGACGCGCAACTGCGCACCCTCGAGGAGCGCCTGCGCTACCTGCGCGAGCTGGAGGAACGCCGGCAGACGGTGCTCGAGTCGATCGAGAGCCAGGGGAAGCTGGACGACGCGCTGAAGGCGTCGATCCTCGCCGCGGAGACCAAGTCGCGGCTGGAGGACATCTACCTGCCGTTCAAGCCGAAGCGCCGGACCAAGGCGATGATCGCCCGCGAGGCCGGGCTGGAGCCGCTGGCGGACGGCCTGCTGTCCGACCCGTCGGTGCCGCCGCTGGCCGCCGCGACCGTGTTCGTGAATGACGAGGTGCCCGATCCGCAGGCTGCTCTGGACGGCGCCCGGGCGATCCTGGTCGAGCGGTTCGGTGAGGACCCGGACCTGATCGGTGAGCTGCGCGAGCGGCTCTGGAGTCGCGGCCGGATCGCCTCGGCGGTGCGCGAGGGCAAGGAGACCGACGGGGCCAAGTTCTCCGACTACTTCGACTTCGACGAGCCGTTCACCAAGATGCCGTCGCACCGGATCCTGGCGCTGTTCCGTGGCGAGAAGGAGGACGTGCTCACGCTCACCGTCGAGCCCGAGCCGGCCGGCGTCGAGCCGGCCGAGGGCCCGTCGGAGTACGAGGCGACCATCGCGCGCAAGTTCGGCGTGGAGAACAAGGGGCGTCCGGCCGACCAGTGGCTGGTCGAGACGGTTCGCTGGGCCTGGAAGACCAAGATCCTCGTGCATCTGGGCATCGACTTGCGGATGCGCCTGCGGCAGACCGCCGAGGAGGAAGCGGTCCGCGTCTTCGCGTCGAACCTGCGCGACCTGCTGCTCGCCGCACCGGCCGGCACCCGCGCGACGATGGGCCTCGACCCGGGCTTCCGGACCGGCGTCAAGGTGGCCGTCGTGGACGCCACCGGCAAGGTCACCGCCACCGGCGTGATCTACCCGCACGTCCCGCAGAACCAGTGGGACAAGTCGATCGCCCAGCTGGCCGCACTGGCCGCCGCGCACAAGGTCGACTTGATTGCCATCGGCAACGGTACGGCGTCGCGGGAGACCGACAAGCTGGCGGCCGAGCTGATCGCGAAGCACCCGGAGCTCAAGCTGACCAAGGCTGTCGTCTCCGAGGCGGGCGCGTCGGTCTACTCCGCGTCGGCCTTCGCCTCGCAGGAGTTGCCGGGGATGGACGTGTCGCTGCGCGGCGCGGTGTCGATCGCGCGCCGGCTGCAGGATCCGCTCGCCGAGCTGGTGAAGATCGATCCGAAGTCGATCGGCGTCGGGCAGTACCAGCACGACCTGCCGGAGAACTCGTTGTCCCGTTCGCTCGACGCGGTGGTCGAGGACTGTGTGAACGCGGTCGGCGTCGACCTCAACACGGCGTCCGCTCCGCTGCTCACCCGGGTGTCCGGCATCACCGCCGGACTGGCGGAGAACATCGTCCAGCACCGCGACCAGAACGGGCCGTTCAAGTCGCGGACCGCGCTGAAGAACGTGCCGCGGCTCGGGCCGAAGGCGTTCGAGCAGGCGGCCGGGTTCCTCCGGATCCCCGGAGGCGACGACCCGCTCGACTCCTCCAGCGTGCACCCGGAGGCGTACCCGGTGGTCCGGCGGATCCTCCAGGCGACCGGGCAGGAGCTCAAGTCGCTGATCGGGTCGCCGGTGCTGAAGACGCTGAAGCCGGCCCAGTTCGTCGACGACACCTTCGGTCTGCCGACGGTGTCGGACATCCTGGCCGAGCTGGAGAAGCCCGGGCGTGACCCGCGGCCGGCGTTCAAGACCGCCACCTTCGCCGAGGGCGTGGAGAAGATCGCCGATCTGAAGCCGGGGATGCGGCTGGAGGGCCAGGTCACCAACGTGGCCGCCTTCGGCGCCTTCATCGACATCGGCGTCCACCAGGACGGCCTCGCCCACGTGTCTGCGCTGTCGAAGAACTTCGTCAAGGATCCCCGCGAGGTCGTCAAGCCCGGCGACATCGTCAAGGTCAAGGTGCTCGAGGTGGACATCCCCCGCCAGCGCATCTCCCTCACCCTCCGCCTCGACGACGAGGTAGGCGCTCCTACCTCCGGCGGGGGCCGCGGCGGCTCCCGAGCAGGCGACAACCGCGACCAGAGCGGCGGCGGTCGCGGTGGTCAGGGCGGGCGCGGTCCTGGTGGTCAGGGCGGCGGACGCGGTCCTGGTGGTCAAGGCGGACGCGGTCCGGGCGGCTCCGGTGGTCAGGGCCGAGGAGCCGGCGGGCGCGGCGGTCAGGGCGGCGGCGCGGGTCGCGGCGGTCAAAGCACCCCGCAGACGGAGACCCCGATGGACGAAGGCTCCCTCGCCGACGCCTTCCGCAAAGCAGGCTTCACCGTCCGCTAG
- a CDS encoding purine-cytosine permease family protein, protein MSNGVIERRSIDVVPDSERHGTPISQFTLWFGANMQVTAVVDGALAVVFGADALWAIIGLLIGNVLGGIVMALHSAQGPRLGLPQMISSRAQFGVYGAVVPLVLVVVMYLGFAATGTVLAGQAVNKILHVDDAAIGIIVFGVLTAVVATLGYRWIHRLGRIATVCGVIGFTYLGIRLLVTVDVGALFGAKPFTWATFLLAISLGAGWQLTFGPYVADYSRYLPRDTPERTTFLATFLGSVIGSQWSMTLGALVAAGGAGFLANQVGYLGSLAGPSAVGVLIYLVIVIGKLAVNCLNAYGGSMTILTTVSAFTRTAAFRPAVRAAYTSAFLLVSVLIAIFASADFLDNFKNFVLVLLMVFTPWSAINLTDYYLISRERVDVPALYDPAGRYGGWNLVALGSYFLGIAAQIPFLAQKLYTGPLTDKLGGADISWLVGLTLTAAVYYPLARRTTTPPEQMIYP, encoded by the coding sequence ATGAGCAACGGAGTCATCGAGCGGCGCAGCATCGACGTCGTACCGGACAGCGAACGGCACGGTACGCCGATCAGCCAGTTCACCTTGTGGTTCGGCGCGAACATGCAGGTCACCGCCGTCGTCGACGGTGCCCTCGCGGTGGTGTTCGGCGCCGACGCGCTCTGGGCAATCATCGGGCTGCTGATCGGCAACGTCCTCGGCGGCATCGTGATGGCCCTGCACTCCGCCCAGGGACCGCGGCTCGGGTTGCCACAGATGATCTCCAGCCGGGCGCAGTTCGGCGTGTACGGCGCGGTGGTGCCGCTCGTGCTCGTGGTCGTCATGTACCTCGGTTTCGCCGCCACCGGCACGGTCCTCGCGGGCCAGGCGGTGAACAAGATCCTGCACGTGGACGACGCCGCGATCGGGATTATCGTGTTCGGCGTACTGACCGCGGTCGTCGCGACCCTCGGCTACCGCTGGATCCACCGGCTCGGGCGGATCGCGACCGTCTGCGGCGTGATCGGCTTCACCTATCTCGGCATCCGCCTCCTCGTCACCGTCGATGTGGGCGCCCTCTTCGGAGCCAAGCCGTTCACGTGGGCGACATTCCTGCTGGCGATCTCGCTCGGCGCCGGCTGGCAACTCACCTTCGGTCCGTACGTCGCGGACTACTCGCGCTACCTGCCCCGGGACACTCCGGAGCGGACGACGTTCCTCGCCACCTTTCTCGGCAGTGTGATCGGCTCACAGTGGTCGATGACGCTGGGCGCCCTGGTCGCCGCCGGTGGCGCCGGGTTCCTCGCGAACCAGGTCGGGTACCTCGGTTCGCTGGCCGGGCCGAGCGCGGTCGGCGTACTGATCTATCTGGTGATCGTGATCGGCAAGCTCGCGGTCAACTGCCTCAACGCGTACGGCGGCTCGATGACGATCCTGACGACCGTCTCGGCCTTCACCCGTACGGCGGCCTTCCGGCCCGCGGTGCGCGCGGCGTACACGAGTGCTTTCCTGCTCGTCTCCGTGCTGATCGCGATCTTCGCGTCGGCGGACTTCCTGGACAACTTCAAGAACTTCGTCCTGGTCCTGCTGATGGTGTTCACGCCGTGGAGCGCGATCAACCTGACCGACTACTATCTGATCTCCCGCGAACGGGTCGACGTACCGGCCCTCTACGATCCGGCCGGGCGCTACGGCGGCTGGAACCTAGTTGCCCTAGGCTCCTATTTCCTGGGCATCGCCGCCCAGATCCCTTTCCTGGCCCAGAAGCTCTACACCGGCCCCCTCACCGACAAGCTCGGCGGCGCCGACATCTCCTGGCTCGTCGGCCTCACCCTCACGGCCGCCGTCTACTACCCCCTGGCGCGCCGCACCACCACCCCACCCGAGCAAATGATCTACCCCTGA
- a CDS encoding alpha/beta hydrolase, with amino-acid sequence MRLSMRRGGRRSVGVLVAGALVAGSLPAVAEAAPPTVDWTACKPGAAQQCGKLTVPLDWSKPGGAKTELLVARIPAKDQAHKVGVLAFNPGGPGGAGASIIAEGYADQLFPQWRDKFDIVSWDPRGTGGSTQLDCGTILRPGVPVFPRSKAQYDAMVASSRAFGEQCLKQHGDLLRNLDTRAAARDLDALRAALGVNKLNYFGPSYGSFVGTTYAQLFPHRINRMVLDGILDHAAGPTTLMLTEARQMEYGFNRFAAWCKSAPSCALHGRDVGKVYDEVVRKADKKPLPGTPYVKVSGDTIRMSLPVFIPAIGDYVTPWTELAAALAAAEKGDGSGFIGRSYVGDPESAYAAVSCLDFPPGLTSYADAKARLALAKALAPRVGAAVEGWAITAACSGWPIPPTNPWQPTPVDDAPPILIAGNTHDPSTPLESARGLHRQLRGSHLMVTDVYGHTSWFNSECARTRITKYLETGVMPPERPRCS; translated from the coding sequence ATGAGACTTTCGATGCGCAGAGGTGGCCGGCGATCAGTCGGCGTGTTGGTCGCGGGGGCGTTGGTGGCGGGATCGTTGCCGGCCGTGGCGGAGGCAGCGCCGCCGACGGTGGACTGGACCGCCTGCAAGCCGGGGGCGGCCCAGCAGTGCGGGAAGCTGACCGTCCCGCTGGACTGGTCGAAGCCGGGCGGCGCGAAGACCGAGTTGCTGGTGGCCCGGATTCCCGCGAAGGACCAGGCGCACAAGGTCGGCGTACTGGCGTTCAATCCCGGCGGTCCGGGTGGGGCGGGAGCCTCGATCATCGCCGAGGGGTATGCGGATCAGCTCTTCCCACAGTGGCGCGACAAGTTCGACATCGTCAGCTGGGATCCGCGCGGTACCGGTGGATCGACCCAGCTCGACTGCGGGACGATCCTGCGCCCCGGCGTACCGGTGTTTCCCCGCTCGAAGGCGCAGTACGACGCGATGGTCGCTTCGAGTCGCGCCTTCGGCGAGCAGTGCCTGAAGCAGCACGGTGATCTTCTGCGGAACCTGGACACCAGGGCCGCCGCTCGCGACCTGGACGCACTGCGCGCAGCACTTGGCGTCAACAAGCTCAACTACTTCGGTCCCTCCTACGGCTCGTTCGTCGGCACGACGTACGCCCAGCTCTTCCCGCACCGGATCAACCGGATGGTGCTCGACGGCATCCTGGACCACGCGGCCGGTCCGACCACGCTCATGCTCACCGAGGCGCGCCAGATGGAGTACGGCTTCAACCGGTTCGCCGCCTGGTGCAAGTCCGCACCGAGTTGCGCGCTGCACGGACGGGACGTGGGCAAGGTGTACGACGAGGTGGTGCGCAAGGCGGACAAGAAGCCACTGCCCGGTACGCCGTACGTCAAGGTCAGCGGCGACACGATCCGGATGTCGCTCCCGGTCTTCATCCCCGCGATCGGCGACTACGTGACCCCGTGGACCGAGCTCGCGGCGGCATTGGCGGCGGCCGAGAAGGGCGACGGCTCCGGCTTCATCGGCCGCAGCTACGTCGGCGATCCCGAATCGGCGTACGCGGCGGTCTCCTGCCTGGACTTCCCACCCGGGCTCACCTCGTACGCCGACGCGAAGGCGCGCCTCGCGCTGGCGAAGGCGCTCGCACCCCGCGTCGGTGCGGCGGTCGAGGGCTGGGCGATCACGGCGGCCTGCTCCGGTTGGCCGATCCCGCCGACCAACCCGTGGCAGCCGACGCCGGTCGACGACGCGCCGCCGATCCTGATCGCCGGCAACACCCACGACCCGTCGACCCCGCTGGAGTCGGCGCGCGGCCTGCACCGCCAGCTCCGCGGCAGCCACCTGATGGTCACCGACGTCTACGGCCACACCTCGTGGTTCAACTCCGAGTGCGCCCGCACCCGGATCACGAAGTACCTGGAGACCGGCGTGATGCCGCCGGAGCGTCCGCGCTGTAGCTGA
- a CDS encoding GNAT family N-acetyltransferase: protein MEIGVRIASAQLQGRIRSRRQIVAGPLVGLLHDSDLWFLSGAVAAEPGTAFDPEEVPWALDTIRQAFAAEGRWLSVELIEEASFGLADALAANGMTIAARPPLLVLEPADLVLPDLPEGVTVSVVSSAGELAEADAVAASAYEMALGERSFQPDPADGGNVLVHVDGAPAATAAWTAMADGVTEVAGVGTLPSHRRRGLGAIATAYATRHAFEDAGATLAWLTPGDDGADRIYRRLGYAPKATAVHLGDPGGHLEDLR, encoded by the coding sequence GTGGAGATTGGTGTGCGGATCGCGTCCGCTCAGTTGCAGGGGCGGATCAGGTCGCGGCGGCAGATCGTGGCGGGGCCGTTGGTGGGGTTGCTGCACGACAGTGACCTGTGGTTCTTGTCGGGAGCCGTGGCAGCCGAGCCCGGTACGGCGTTCGACCCCGAAGAGGTGCCTTGGGCGCTCGACACCATCCGCCAAGCGTTCGCCGCCGAGGGGCGCTGGCTCAGTGTCGAACTGATCGAGGAAGCCAGTTTTGGCCTCGCCGATGCGCTCGCCGCGAACGGGATGACCATCGCCGCGCGTCCACCGCTCCTCGTACTCGAGCCGGCCGATCTCGTCCTCCCCGACCTTCCTGAAGGCGTGACTGTTTCAGTAGTGTCCTCGGCCGGGGAGTTGGCCGAGGCGGATGCGGTCGCAGCATCGGCGTACGAGATGGCGCTCGGCGAGCGGTCGTTCCAGCCTGATCCTGCCGACGGCGGGAACGTGCTGGTTCACGTGGATGGAGCACCAGCCGCGACAGCCGCGTGGACGGCCATGGCGGACGGCGTGACCGAGGTGGCCGGAGTCGGCACGCTTCCCTCGCACCGGCGACGCGGGCTCGGCGCGATCGCCACGGCGTACGCGACCCGGCACGCCTTCGAGGACGCCGGCGCCACCCTGGCCTGGCTGACGCCGGGCGACGACGGCGCGGACCGGATCTACCGGCGACTCGGCTACGCGCCGAAGGCGACCGCGGTACACCTCGGCGATCCCGGCGGTCACCTGGAAGATCTACGTTAG